A region of the Callithrix jacchus isolate 240 chromosome 10, calJac240_pri, whole genome shotgun sequence genome:
AAATGCCAGATCCCAGGATAATTATTATTCTGACCTGCTCACCACGCACAGAAAACATCCCAGCTCATAAATGTTCCCTGCAAAGTCCTGTTTCCTACCCAATCCTGCCAGACACCCCGTGGTCAAAGATGCAGAGAGAGGCTGCAGACTGATTAGCAAGTGTGTTGAATGCCCAGCCCGAGAGGTTGGACTTTAGTCGTAGAGGCTGTTTCCCAAATAGGGCTCCATGGTGCATGTTGAACAAAGGGCAGGCAATGCCATCTCCCGCTGGAGGCTGACAGTGTACACCAGCCCAGTAAAGGCTCTGAGAAATCCTGCAGTGAGGAAATACATCACACTTTTTAACCCAGCAGTTTCCACCTTCATTTCACCACAGCCCTCTCCTTCACATTGACTGGGCTAACATCGTGCTGAATGTATCTGGGGAGAATTGTGGCTGAAGGGTCTTGAGAAGCCACCGTGCAGCCAGAGGCGGTGACAGGGGCCTTAGCAGGCCTTGAGCCCGACCTGGACCCTGCACTGACATCCCGGCTCCAAGCTGTGGCACACAGCTTGACCTCCTCGAGCCCTAGTTTCCCCAGCTGTGAAATGGGAGGAAAATCTCTCACCTGGTGAAGCTGCAATGAGTCAGCTCACTGGGCAGACAGCCTGCAAAGCGCCCCACCAACGCTAGGTGTTGGCACGCACTCACTCTGCCTCTGACTAGCCAAGTGTCCTTGGCAAGCCCTGGCCGTGAGCCATGGCCCCAGAGTGTCCTCATCAGAAGAAAAGGGCAGCCTGACCAGTGGTTCCCGACCAGGGAGAACCTCCCCTCAGTCACCTGGGAGAGCCTTTCACATTTCCAAAAGTTTCTTGAATCAGTGACACATTCATCTagctctaaaatttaaaaaaatataaagatctaTAGTGAAGAGCCTCACTTCCATCTCTACTCCCGTCTGGCCCAGTCACCCCCACGACGACCCCAGCACCCCAGGTAATGACCACGTTTgtttcttgcatattcttcaAGAAGCTCTTTATGcaaatacacacaccacacacacacacatacacacaccacacacacaccccacacataccCCATAATCACACCATATACATATaacacacccaccacacaccccccccacacacacaccatacacacagcacacacacaccccgccacaccacacacacaccccacaaccaCACCATATACATATAACACACCCaccatacacacccacacacacaccacaccacatacacacaccacagcacacacacacacacacccccacacacacacccacaaccacaccatatacatataacacacccaccacacaccccacacacacaccacaccacacacacacaccacacacacacacaccccacaaccaCACCATATACATATaacacacccaccacacacacccccacacacaccacaccacacacacagaccccaCAACCACACCATATACATATaacacacccaccacacacaccacaccacaccaaacacacacaccccacacaccccacaacCACACCATATACATATaacacacccaccacacacacaccacataacgccacacacacaccccacaaccaCACCATATGCATATaacacacccaccacacacccccacacacaccacaccacacacacaccccacacaccccacaacCACACCATATTACATATaacacacccaccacacacccccacacacacaccacacacacaccacacacaccccacaaccaCACCATATACATATaacacacccaccacacacacacacacacacaccacacacacacagccacaccacacacacacacacacaccacacacacatgcatatttttCCCCTCATGGAGTTTGATAAAATTACACAAGCCACAGGTCTacccatgacccagcaattccactcctaggtgtttacccaagagaaatggaaacatccCCACACAAAGACCCGTATGTGAAtgtcacagcagctttattcatagtaggcaaaacccaaaaacaaaccaaatagtGAATGGAAAACAAACGTAGCATGTTCATATAGTGAACTATCACTCAGCAACGAAAAGGCATGAACGGCTTATGCGTGCAGTGACGTAGCTACATCTCAAATACACGCTAAGCGAAAAAAgcccaaacaaaataaaatacgtGCTGCATGATTCCATGTCTATGACATTGCAGCTCAGGCAGACTCCTCTCTcgggacagaaagcagatcagtgtttGCCTGAGGCTGGATTCAGGGAAATTAACTATAAAGGGGCATTAGGGAACTTTCtagatgatggaaatgttccatATCTAGATTATGGTGGTGGTTACATGGAGGTATACGTTTGTATATGAAATTCCATCGAACAGTACCCTGAAAATGAATGCATTTCACTCTATGTAAATTGTAcctcaataaaattaattttttttttgagacggaatctccctccgtcacccaggctggggtgtagtggcgtgatcttggctcactgcaacctctgcctccaaggttcaagcaattctcctgttttagcctcggaagtagctgggattacaggcacgaaccaccacacccagctaatttttcttttttttttttttttttagtagaaatggggtttcactatgttggccaggctggtctcaaactcctgacctcaagtgatccacccgccttagcctcccaaagtgctgggattataggcatgagccatgcctggcctaaaaataacttttaaagatcttttaagaagcagacaccaagCCCAATCTCAGTCCCGTTGAGACAGAATTTCCAGGACAGGGGTCATCCAGCTAGACAGTGGGTGGTGAGATTACCTTGCCCATTTCTCTGAGCTCCCGTCTGGCTCTGAAATCTGGAGCCCCACCCTCCTGGGTCCAGCTTCAGGGCTGCCTGGGTCAGGGCCGCCCTAGCCTGAGGTTCTGGGAAGCCCCTGCAGTGCCTCAGAAAGGACGAAGCTCACAAGGGGTGAGGCAGCAGCCCACAGGGCAGGATGGAGCTTGGGTGGGCATGCGGCCTGGTAGGAAGAGGGCAGTGAGGGGTCCCAGTGGGGAGCGTCTCCCAGCCTGACCCCCACCACACCTCTCTGACCCCCAGATTTCCAGGTGAGGCTCACCAGCTCCAACTCAAGGTGCCAGGGCCAGCTGGAGGTCTACATCAAGGACGAGTGGCACATGGTTTGCAGCCAGAGCTGGGGCAGGAGCCCCAACCACTGGGAGAAGCCCAGACAAGTGTCAAAAGTCTGCCATCAGCTGCACTGTGGGGTGGCCTTAAGCCTTGGCCCCTTCCCTATCACCTTCACACATCAGAGTCCAGTCATCTGCCATGGATACCTGGGCTCCTTCTCCAACTGCAGCTACAGAAGAACAGACCCGTGTCAACCTCTCGGGCTGATCTGCTTAGGTGGGTAACTAGCCAGCTACACGGGCACCCTGGGCCTGGGCACCAGCCCCGAGGAGACTGCCTAAGGCCTGTGATGGAGGGGCTGAGCAGGTAGGTGGAAGGGGTAGGGGGACCCCAGTTTATAACCACTCCCCAAAACATATACACAGAAGGGGGACTGGAAGGGTCCAGCACCCATCCGTAGGATGACAATAGGGGACTTAGTTCTGCCAGTTGCTGACTTCATCGGCTGCTCTGAGCCTCGATTCTcccatctgtgaagtggggtGGTGCTTCCTGCCTCAAAGAAGGAGGGTTAGAGGCAACGTGTGGATCAAGCAGGCCTGGCGTGGCAAGTGGTACTCACGGCAGAGCTCCTGGTCTTCTCAAGACTGCGGCTGCCCCCGGCCCCGCCCACACCACATTCCTCCCTCACCAGAGTGTCTCATTGCAGAGCCCCAGATGACGACACCTCCACCCACAAGGCCCCCGCCCACCACAACTCCGGAGCCCACAGGTAAGAGGATTCTAAACCCACCGTGGGGAGTCAGAACTAGTGAATAAAAACCCCGGATGCCCAGTTGCATCTGAATTTCCGATAAAGGTGGAAACGTTTAGTATTGGTGTATGCTACGAAATATTTGGGACCCCACCACCTCCCAAGGCCAAGCGTTGGTCAGCAGCTGGGGCCAAGCAGCAAGGAGTGCCACGTGCTTGTCCAGGAAGCCCTGGGCGCTCAggccagctccccctcccgctctCTCCTTTCCCAGCTCCTCCCAGGCTGCAGCTGGTGGCACGGCCCGGGGACTGGCATTGTGCCGGCGTGGTGGAGTTCTACAGCGGCAGCCTGGGGGGCACCATCATCTATGAGGCTCAGGACAAGACCCAGGACCTGGAGAACTTCCTCTGCAACAACCTCCAATGTGGCTCCTTCTTGAAGCATCTGCCAGAGCCCGAGGTAGCCAGAACCCAAGACGCAGGGGAGCTGTGGAAACGCAGGCCCTTGCCCATCCAATGGAAGATCCAGAACTCCAGCTGTACCTCTCTGGAGCAGTGCTTCAGCAAAATCAAGCCCCAGAAAAGTGGCCGAACTCTGGCCCTCCTCTGCTCAGGTACGTGAGAACCTGGCCAAGCCCCATGAGGCCTTCTGCTGCCCTAGGTGGGGTCACGAGCATCCCAGAAGGTCAGGGAGCATCGTGTGTGGCCTGGAAACCCCTGTGTGCAGAACAGGGTCTAAGGCACTGTGGAGAAGACAAGGGAAGCGGAGGCCTGGGCTTGGCCTCTCAGACGTAGGAAGGGGTGGGCTGCAGAGGATGCCTCCACACTCAATGCCTTGGGAGTCTCTGCAAAGCTACGCAGGCCAAGCCCCAAGAAACAACTGGCTCAGCTGCCACCTGGGGAGGGGAGTCAGTGGGACTTCCAGGAGAGGCAAGTTCTCTTCATGGGtttgggggagaaaaaaatgtctgGGTAGGAACTGCGGCTTGTGCCAAAGATGGGACACTTGGAGGGGTGGGCCTTGCAGGAGGGGCATTGGTAAATCCCAAGAGTTGACATTGGAGCAATGGTGAGAGGTGGGAGGTCCCTGAAGTCTGAGAGACACCACCACCCAGGGGGGCTCTCTGCAGAGGATCCTGCACCATGGGCTGATAAGGTAAAGAGAATgaccgcctgtaatcccaacactttgggaagccgaggcggtggatcaccaggtcaggagattgagaccagcctggctaacgtggtgaaacccgtctctactaaaaatacaaaaattagccagatgtggtggtacatgcctgtagtcccagctacttgggaggctgaggcaggagaatcgcttgaacccaggagacagaggttgcagtgagccgagatcgcaccactgcattccagcctgggcaacagagagactccatctcaaaaaaaaaaaaaaaaaacgaagccaggcacagtggctcaagcctataatctcagcactttgggaggctgaggcaggcggatcacctgaggtcgagagttcaaaaccagcctaatggagaaaccctgtctctactaaaaataaaaaaaaattagccgggaatggtggcacatgcctgtaatcccagctactcaggaggctgaggcaggagaatcgcttgaacgcaggaggcggaggttgcagtgagtcaagatcgcgacattgtactccagcctgggcaacagagcaagactctatctcaaaaaaaaaagaatgatcctGCTGTGTGATTGAGGGGAAGAGGCAGGTGAGACTGAGTCTGAGACCCCAATGGGCCAAACCAGTGTCAATGAAGAAAACTAAAGGGAAGAAACCGCAGCTGAAACGAAGGAAGAATCCTCGCAGCAGCCTCCCTCCTCTGGAGGCAGCGGCTTCCTATTGCCGGAGGCGTTCTTAGTGAAGTCCAGACGGTACTTACCGAGCGTACTTCGTGCAGGGACCATTCCTGGGCGTTCTAAATTCTTCACTTGACCTTGGGTCATGTGAAGTGGGTGTTATTATTACCATCCCTTTCacagtgaggaggctgaggttcagagaggttaagcctCTTGCCCAGTATTACAGAGTGCTTGCTGGGATTTCTGAACAAGCAAGGTCACTCTAGAGCCTGTTATCTGAGCTTCAGTGACTCAGTGTCACTGAACCCACAGcagctggttagaaatgcaggTGCTCAGGCCCCCGCCCGGACCTTCCGAATCAGAATCCACTTTGCAGCAAGGTCCTTGGTGATTTATGTGCACAAATCTAGGAAGCGCTGCTCACGGCCACCTGGCTGTCCTGCAGGCACAGCTGCCCCACATCGATGGGTACCTGGTGTGAATTAGTAAAACGCTGCCCGCTCCCAGCAGAAGCAGCCCCCAGGGGTCTCTTGGCCTCATGAGGGAAGCAGGGGCTGGCTCGAAGTCCCACCCCACCTCAGCTACGATCCTTCCTGCAGGCTACAGCCTGCCAAACCATACCCAgggttcttgcctttgaaacttcTTCTGAATAGATTTACTAGGGCTTTGAAGGTGGATGTTGCTATGGAAACTGGCCAAAGCTGGTgagatcataactcactgtgAACTGAGCATGCGTGGGCCTCAGCCATGGACTCCCAGGCCCCGCCTTGACAGGCAGAAATGAATAAGAGCCTCTGTTGAGCCAGGCCCCATTTGCTGAAAGTCTGGCCCTCGACATGTGGTGCCTGGGCAGCAGGATCTGTCCTCACTGTGAACTGCCAGGACTCAAGGCAAGAGGTCTTTccaattcctgtgcctcagtttccctcttctGAAAAGCACCCCCCCCCCCACGACCccatcttcccaaagtgcagcGGGAGAATGAGAGGATGTTTCCAAGTGGGAAGTGGACCTAGATGGAATCTATTTCCCATGCTCGTCTCTTACCTCCACCTGGCATGGGACCAACTCCCTGATGGTGGCTGGAGCAGCCTCCCTGCAGAGAGTACCTACGCTGCTGTGTCTCACGATGGTGCTGGCAGGTGACCAGAGGCACCAGAGACGGTGCTGGGTCAGGGGAAGAGCCACAGAGGGTGCCAGAGGAGGGAAGGACAGAAAGGAAGGCTGCCTCTCCTGGTGGTCCCACACAGTGCCTTCCCCTAGCCAAGGCCTGGCTTTGCCAGTGGCATGGGGCCCCAGGAAGCAGCACACAGGCTCAGGGCCACACCTGCCCCTCCTCTCCCATTGCTTCCCCTCTCAGGTTTCCAGCCCAAGGTGCAGAGCCGCCTGGTGGGGGGCAGCAGCATGTGTGAAGGCACCGTGGAGGTGCGCCAGGGGGCACAGTGGGCAGCCCTGTGCGACAGCTCTTCAGCCAGGAGCCCACTGCGGTGGGAGGAGGTGTGCCAGGAGCAGCGGTGTGGTGGTGTCAACTCCTATCGTGTGCTGGACGCTGGTGAGCCAACATCCCAGGGGCTCTCCTGTTTCCAGCAGAAGCTGTCCCAGTGCCACGAGCTTCAGGAGAAAAACTCCCACTGCAAGAAGGTGTTCATCACGTGTGAGTTAGCCACAGCCCACAGTGGGTGGAAGCAGTTAAACTCTGCCAGTGGCATGGGGTCCCAGGAAGCAGCGCACAGTTAAACTTTACCTCTAGGACCCGGTCAGGGTGTATGTCTCTAAAGGGCAGCCCTGGGGAGAGTCCCAGAGACCCAGaaagggatggagagagggaaaCTGGAAGGCCAGGGAGCAAGAGCACTCACAGCAACGAGCAAGAACAATAACAGGAGACAGGGTAAGCAACAGGCAGATCACTGTCAGGCAGCTGATGAGTCGTAGAATTTTTCCTTCTACCTTCTACTTTTGCAAGGTGGAAGCCAGAAAATCAAATGGATAGCACATATTTGTTACATGAATGGTAACTAAATGGcaagtaaaagagagaaatggatggatggctggatggatggatggatggatggatagttgggtgagtagatggatgatggatggatggatgaatggattataTTGCATGAATGGataggtgggtgagtgggtggatggatggatggatggatggatggatggatggatggatagacaggtaagtggatggatggatggatggatggatggatggatggatggatggatggatagacaggtaagtggatggatggatgggtggatggatggatggatggatggatggatggatggatggatggatggatggatagacgggtaagtggatggatggatggatggatgggtagatgggtagatggatggatgaatggaaggtggatggacagatggatggatgagaatAGATGCCTGGCTGGCTATTGGTATACAATCATATATTGGTTTGTGATGGTGTATAATGGCAAGATGATCACTAATGGCTGGCGAATGGTAGAAAATTAAATAGCTTATAACCAGTGTGGCAAATGATAGCTGGATGATGGCTTGTTAGATGATAAatggtgggtgggtgagtgggtagcAGGGAATTGTAGAGATGGTTGGAGGAAGAGCTAAATAGATCACTGCCTCCTGTTCATGCTGGTGAATTTCTGGGATGAGCAAGGGTGGCTGGCAGAAGCCAGGCAGCCAGCAGCTTCCCTCCCACAGTTTTTCTCCTCCAGGGCTGACGATGACCTAACTCTTCCCCTTCTCCAGGCCAGGATCCAAACCCCACAGGCCTGGCTGCAGGCACCGTGACAAGCATCATCCTGGCCCTGGTGCTCCTGGCGGTGCTGCTGGTCATGTGTGGCCCTCTTGCCTACAAGAAGCTGGTGAAGAAATGTAGGTGTGATGGCCCTGAGTGGCTCTGTCCCTGCATGCAGAGACTGGAGGGGCTGTACTAGAGTCCCCAGGAGGAGGGATCCTGCCTCCAGAGAGCTGGGCACAGGGCACCTCTGCTTCACCACCCAACCTTCCCCTCTCCTGCCCATTAGCCTTTTTCTGCCCCAagtaacagaaacagaaagtaaccAAAATTGCAATTGCTGATTTGTCTATCTCTGGAGACCAGCTGTGACCCACTCCAGATCAGAGAGGGTGTGGCTGTTCCCGAGGCTGTGGCAGGCCCAGAGCGTGTTCAGCACGGCCTCTGGTGGCAGGAGACACACgtcccaggcccagctcctctACTTACCACTGCCCAGGATGCTGATTAGGACACttcctctctctgagcctcagtttcctcatctatcagATGAGCGATCACACACCTTGTGAATGCGGGGGGAGTTGTTCTCCTTGCCTTGCAGAACTCAAGAAGAAATTATTCAGACAAGAAAGTGTGAGGGGAGAGACTGTAAACAGAGGGCCCAGCAGGGCAGTGTTGGGTCCTAGTGCCTGCCCAGGTCTGGTTCTAAACACCTGTGGTCTTTTCTCCTGGGGAGCCAGGAACCTCTACCCAATCCTTAGCCTGCTCCTTTGGCACAGGATGGCTCGAGAGCAAGTTAGGAAACCGAGGCCCCCAAGAgactccaggaggcagagcccagcAGCCCTGCCCTCAGCTGCACCTGCTGCCACCACCTCCCTCCTAGGCCCTGCCCTACCCCCACTCctacctgccccacccccacctgcccccaccACCCTGATGTGCCTTTCCTTTCCCTTGCCCAGTCCGCCAGAAGAAGCAACGCCAGTGGATTGGCCCAACAGCAATGAACCAGAACAGTAAGTGTCCTAGACACAGGGCCCCCCTCGGCCCCTGGACAGAGGCCATGCAGGCAGAGTTTAGGCTCTCTCTGCTGAACACAGATGGAGCCTGTGGCTGCTTGAGGCCTCTGATCTCCACGGTGCTCGTCTGAGGTGTGACTGTGGCCAATAGACATCCCCACACCGGGGAGAGCAGAGGCTTCTTGATGGGCAGATGGCTCAGCGGTTTCTACCACTGAAGCCTCAGAGTGTAGAAACATCTCATGGTATCCTTTCTGCCCCTCGCCTCATCTCTGGGGTCCCCATCGCCTTCGCCTCCTCCAGCAGCATTACCAACATAGTGGCCAATGGATGCTAACAGGCAGCACTCACACAAGAGGCCTCTCTGATCAACGGACCTGGAAAACCATAAGTCGGGCACAGCTAAGCACAGCTCTTTATTCCGGGGCTTATCAGAACCTTAATGGGTGTTTTCATATTGCCCATCTCCAAAGCAAGGACACATTAAGAAGGGCTGTCCAAGCTACTTTCAGCATGAATAACTGACAGGGCCAGTGTCAGGACATTGGGTGCAGCCAGCCCGACCCCATCCCTGGTCTTCCTACTCTGTCCTTCCAGCCACAGCCAGAGCCACCCTAATGGATGGAGACATGCGTTCCTCCCGCCTCCCATTCCACCTTCTTCCCCCTTGCCAAGTCCAGGGCCAAATCCTTCAAAAAGGCTCTGTGTTGtccagtctttttctttctttctttctttcccctgagacagttttgctttattgcccaggctggagtgcagtggctcaatcttggctcactgcgacctctgcctcctgggttcaagcaattcgcctgcctcagcttcccaaatagctgggatt
Encoded here:
- the CD5 gene encoding T-cell surface glycoprotein CD5, whose protein sequence is MPMGSLPPLAALYLLGMLVTSCLGQLSLEDPDFQVRLTSSNSRCQGQLEVYIKDEWHMVCSQSWGRSPNHWEKPRQVSKVCHQLHCGVALSLGPFPITFTHQSPVICHGYLGSFSNCSYRRTDPCQPLGLICLEPQMTTPPPTRPPPTTTPEPTAPPRLQLVARPGDWHCAGVVEFYSGSLGGTIIYEAQDKTQDLENFLCNNLQCGSFLKHLPEPEVARTQDAGELWKRRPLPIQWKIQNSSCTSLEQCFSKIKPQKSGRTLALLCSGFQPKVQSRLVGGSSMCEGTVEVRQGAQWAALCDSSSARSPLRWEEVCQEQRCGGVNSYRVLDAGEPTSQGLSCFQQKLSQCHELQEKNSHCKKVFITCQDPNPTGLAAGTVTSIILALVLLAVLLVMCGPLAYKKLVKKFRQKKQRQWIGPTAMNQNMSFHRNHTATVRSHVENRTASHVDNEYSQPPRNSCVSAYPALEGALQRSSAQPDNSSDSDYDLHGAQRL